A window of the Luoshenia tenuis genome harbors these coding sequences:
- the pheA gene encoding prephenate dehydratase: MTELEQYRAKIDELDRQMTALFEQRMDVCKRVVQYKAQNGMEILQAGREDVVLQKARNNLKDQDYGEDIEEFYRQMMKISRGIQAREMERMGVSKEEPKPAVVGFQGVAGSFSEEALLMAFAPDQPRRNYPSFEEVFVALKSGEIDYGVLPIENSSTGSINAVYDLLMKYDFYIAQEVFVPVAQHLLALPAASMEDIREVYSHEQGFEQSRAFLAQHPDWKQIPYHNTAISAQMVSQAGDVHKAAIASGRAAELYGLKILRPTINTEKHNYTRFIIVAKALQPQADANKISMVFTLPNEPGALYGVLKEFAKGDINMLKLESRPAPGKTWEYVFYADFEVAHGLSQAQPIVQALWGQGVAAKLIGAYKKQNQ, translated from the coding sequence ATGACGGAATTAGAACAATACCGCGCTAAAATAGACGAGCTGGATCGGCAGATGACGGCGTTGTTTGAGCAGCGCATGGATGTGTGCAAGCGCGTGGTGCAGTATAAGGCCCAAAATGGAATGGAAATTTTGCAGGCCGGCCGGGAGGACGTAGTGCTGCAAAAGGCGCGGAATAACCTGAAGGATCAGGACTATGGCGAGGATATCGAGGAATTTTACCGCCAGATGATGAAGATCAGCCGGGGGATTCAGGCCCGGGAGATGGAGCGAATGGGCGTTTCCAAGGAAGAGCCCAAACCGGCGGTGGTGGGTTTCCAAGGGGTAGCGGGCTCCTTTTCGGAGGAGGCGTTGCTCATGGCCTTCGCGCCGGATCAGCCGCGCAGGAATTACCCCAGCTTCGAAGAGGTCTTTGTGGCGCTTAAAAGTGGGGAGATCGACTACGGGGTGCTGCCCATCGAGAACTCTTCTACCGGCTCGATCAACGCGGTGTACGACCTTTTGATGAAGTATGATTTCTATATCGCCCAGGAGGTATTCGTGCCCGTGGCCCAGCACTTGCTGGCACTGCCGGCCGCCTCGATGGAGGATATCCGGGAGGTCTATTCCCACGAGCAGGGGTTTGAACAGAGCCGGGCATTTCTGGCTCAGCATCCTGATTGGAAGCAGATCCCCTATCATAACACGGCCATCAGCGCCCAGATGGTGAGCCAGGCCGGTGACGTGCACAAGGCCGCCATTGCCAGCGGGCGCGCGGCGGAGCTTTACGGGCTAAAGATCCTGCGGCCCACCATCAATACCGAAAAGCACAATTACACCCGCTTTATCATCGTGGCCAAGGCTCTTCAGCCCCAGGCGGACGCCAATAAGATCAGCATGGTCTTTACCCTGCCCAATGAGCCGGGCGCGCTGTACGGCGTGCTTAAGGAGTTTGCCAAAGGGGATATCAATATGTTGAAGCTGGAGTCCCGCCCGGCGCCGGGTAAGACGTGGGAATACGTATTTTATGCCGATTTTGAGGTGGCCCATGGCCTTTCTCAGGCGCAGCCCATCGTTCAGGCGCTTTGGGGCCAGGGCGTGGCGGCCAAGCTGATCGGCGCTTATAAAAAGCAGAACCAGTAG
- the aroC gene encoding chorismate synthase, translated as MSGIFGENIKVSIFGESHGGGIGVTLHGLPSGVALDMEAISREMARRAPGGSPLSTARSEADEPEILSGFFNGFTTGTPLTALIRNRDTRSRDYAQLQDTVRPGHADYTGAVRYAGFQDYRGGGHFSGRITAPLVFAGAVCKQILKRKGVVIGAHILSIHAVQDRALEIETCTEQILAGFAGQELPVLDAQAGAAMREAILEAKKQGDSVGGVIECAAVGLAAGIGDPFFDSVESVLSHILFAIPGVKGVAFGGGFAMASQRGSQCNDPFYYDGQGRVRTRTNVNGGVNGGITNGMPLCFQVACRPTASIAKEQDTVSLEKKQPAKLIVHGRHDPCIVPRAVPVVEAAAAIAILDMMGGRRA; from the coding sequence ATGAGCGGCATATTTGGCGAGAATATCAAGGTTTCGATCTTTGGCGAATCTCATGGCGGGGGCATCGGGGTGACCCTGCACGGCCTTCCCAGCGGCGTTGCGCTGGATATGGAGGCCATCTCCCGGGAGATGGCGCGCCGCGCGCCGGGCGGCAGCCCCTTATCCACCGCGCGCAGCGAGGCGGATGAGCCTGAGATCCTCAGCGGCTTTTTTAATGGTTTTACTACCGGTACTCCGCTTACGGCGCTGATCCGCAACCGGGATACCCGCTCGCGGGACTACGCGCAGCTGCAGGATACCGTGCGGCCCGGCCATGCGGATTATACCGGCGCGGTGCGCTATGCCGGCTTTCAGGATTATCGGGGCGGCGGGCATTTTTCAGGCCGCATCACCGCGCCTTTGGTCTTTGCCGGGGCGGTATGCAAGCAGATTTTAAAGCGCAAGGGCGTCGTGATCGGCGCGCATATCCTTTCGATTCATGCGGTGCAGGACCGGGCGCTGGAGATTGAAACCTGTACTGAACAGATCCTTGCGGGGTTCGCCGGGCAGGAACTGCCGGTGCTGGACGCACAGGCTGGCGCGGCTATGCGGGAGGCGATCCTAGAGGCCAAAAAGCAGGGCGATTCGGTGGGCGGCGTGATCGAGTGCGCGGCCGTCGGCCTGGCCGCCGGCATTGGGGATCCGTTTTTCGATTCGGTCGAGTCGGTACTCAGCCACATACTGTTCGCCATCCCCGGCGTCAAGGGCGTGGCGTTTGGCGGCGGGTTTGCCATGGCGTCGCAACGCGGCTCCCAGTGTAACGATCCTTTTTATTACGACGGGCAGGGCCGGGTGCGCACCCGCACCAACGTAAACGGCGGCGTAAACGGGGGGATCACCAACGGCATGCCGCTGTGCTTTCAGGTAGCCTGCCGGCCTACGGCTTCCATCGCCAAAGAGCAGGATACGGTTTCGCTGGAGAAAAAGCAGCCCGCAAAGCTCATCGTGCACGGCCGGCACGACCCCTGCATCGTCCCTCGGGCGGTGCCGGTGGTGGAGGCGGCGGCGGCCATCGCGATTTTGGATATGATGGGGGGAAGAAGAGCATGA
- a CDS encoding shikimate dehydrogenase family protein, translating into MEFYGLIGEKLGHSYSPQIQQRLLELLGVQGGYKLFEIPKDKIGGAAAAIRLLGIKGVNVTIPYKQELLRQVDALSPEAEALGAVNTLLLQEDGSLYGANTDYFGFGRMLASADIPVRGKVCVVLGAGGASKAVLAYLKDAGARMIYLVSRDPARPVSLPNGVCVTHVGYSQLDALKGDVLINTTPVGMYPNTGISPVAPEVIAQFDALVDLIYNPTETEFLRLGRGMGKTTCDGLYMLVAQAAKSQEIWQGRPVEEAVIRQIYGEMKEELAR; encoded by the coding sequence ATGGAATTTTATGGTTTGATCGGGGAAAAGCTGGGGCACAGCTATTCACCCCAGATACAGCAGCGCCTGCTGGAGCTGCTGGGCGTACAGGGCGGCTACAAGCTTTTTGAAATACCCAAGGATAAAATCGGCGGCGCGGCGGCGGCGATCCGTTTGTTGGGGATCAAGGGCGTGAATGTGACCATTCCCTATAAGCAGGAGCTGCTAAGGCAGGTAGACGCGCTCTCGCCGGAGGCAGAGGCGCTCGGCGCGGTCAACACCCTGCTGCTGCAGGAGGACGGATCGCTTTACGGCGCCAATACGGATTACTTTGGCTTTGGCCGCATGCTGGCCAGCGCGGATATTCCGGTCCGGGGCAAGGTCTGCGTGGTGCTGGGCGCGGGGGGCGCGTCCAAGGCCGTGCTGGCTTATTTAAAAGATGCGGGAGCCAGGATGATTTATCTGGTCTCGCGCGACCCCGCCCGGCCGGTCTCGCTGCCCAATGGGGTGTGCGTGACCCACGTGGGCTATTCGCAGCTTGATGCGCTCAAGGGGGATGTGCTGATCAACACCACGCCCGTGGGCATGTACCCCAATACCGGGATATCGCCAGTGGCGCCGGAGGTGATCGCGCAGTTCGATGCGCTGGTGGACCTGATCTATAACCCCACTGAAACGGAATTTTTGCGTTTGGGACGCGGTATGGGCAAAACCACCTGCGACGGGCTTTACATGCTGGTGGCACAGGCCGCCAAATCCCAGGAGATCTGGCAGGGCCGCCCGGTAGAAGAGGCGGTCATCCGCCAGATTTACGGGGAAATGAAAGAGGAGTTGGCGCGATGA
- the aroQ gene encoding type II 3-dehydroquinate dehydratase: MKIMVINGPNMNMLGIREKNVYGTAGYDQVCAYIKEQGALRGCQVECFQSNSEGAIIDQIHRACFEGYDGIVINPGAYTHYSYAIHDAIKASQLPAVEIHLSNVHAREEFRHRSVTAPACIGQLCGFGAYGYVLAMEALCAHLKEKEQM; encoded by the coding sequence ATGAAGATTATGGTGATCAACGGGCCCAATATGAACATGCTGGGCATCCGCGAGAAGAACGTGTACGGTACCGCCGGGTACGATCAGGTCTGCGCGTATATCAAAGAGCAGGGGGCGCTTCGCGGCTGCCAAGTAGAGTGCTTCCAGAGCAATTCGGAAGGCGCGATCATCGACCAGATCCATCGGGCCTGTTTTGAGGGCTATGATGGGATCGTCATCAATCCCGGGGCCTATACGCACTATAGCTATGCGATCCACGATGCCATCAAGGCCTCCCAGCTGCCGGCGGTGGAGATCCACCTGTCCAATGTTCACGCGCGGGAGGAGTTTAGGCACCGCTCAGTCACCGCGCCGGCCTGTATCGGCCAGCTGTGCGGCTTTGGCGCGTATGGCTATGTGCTGGCGATGGAGGCGCTTTGCGCGCACCTTAAGGAAAAGGAGCAGATGTAG
- a CDS encoding shikimate kinase gives MSENRIEGENIVLVGMPGSGKTTIGKLAAKALGYDFCDMDDLIEEISGQTIPELFAVGEPLFRQWETEACRKLAKFTHTVIAGGGGVVLRAENVALLRQAGRVLFLNRPIESIAADIDTTTRPLLAQGVQRLYVLKREREALYRAAGDEILNDTTPEETVRRICATLNK, from the coding sequence ATGAGCGAGAATAGGATAGAAGGGGAAAATATCGTTCTGGTGGGGATGCCCGGAAGCGGGAAGACCACCATCGGCAAACTGGCGGCAAAGGCTCTGGGCTATGATTTTTGCGATATGGACGACCTGATCGAGGAGATCTCGGGTCAGACCATACCGGAGCTGTTCGCCGTGGGAGAGCCGCTGTTTCGCCAATGGGAGACCGAGGCCTGCCGCAAACTGGCCAAGTTTACCCATACCGTGATCGCCGGCGGAGGCGGCGTCGTGCTGCGGGCGGAGAACGTGGCGCTGCTGCGCCAGGCTGGCCGGGTATTGTTCCTCAACCGGCCCATTGAAAGTATTGCTGCCGATATCGATACCACCACACGCCCGCTGCTGGCACAGGGGGTGCAGCGGCTGTATGTGCTCAAGCGTGAGCGGGAGGCGCTTTACCGCGCGGCGGGGGATGAGATCCTCAACGATACCACTCCCGAGGAGACGGTGCGCCGGATCTGCGCTACACTGAATAAATAG